Genomic DNA from Peribacillus simplex NBRC 15720 = DSM 1321:
AGAGCGGAGTTTGATCACGAAGTCGAATATATGAAAGGGCTCATTTCGCTAAGAAAAAATCATTCGGTTTTTAGATTAAGTACACCCGAAGAAATCGAAAGGCATTTACAATTCATCGATTCTCCATCGAATGTCGTTGCATTCACTCTACTAGCAGATGATTCAAAAATCGCAGTGATTCATAATGCAAATCGGGACGCGATAAGCATAACTCTCCCACATGAAGGGAATTGGTCTGTATTAGTGAATGGTCAGCAGGCGGGTCTGGAAGAAATAGAAAGGATAAAAGGGGGGCATATAACAGTTCCCGCTTTAAGTTCATTCGTTTTAAAACAAATTTTTAATGGATGATCTAAAAATAGAAGTGAGTGAATACTTTCACTCACTTCTATTTTGTTCATTACCTGATTTGAACTTCCATTTTCCATTATTTACTTTCACACGTTAAGCAAAATGATGTCGGGGTAGAAATATTAAACGAACTTGCAATTCACCGTTTTTTAAAGGGAAGCGATTATTTTGCAACAGAAAGTGCATATAAAAATTGATGGTGCTGACGCCACACTGGACGGTAAACAAACAGTATTACAAATGCTAAATGCTAACGGATGTTCGATTGAAGTTCCGAATGTTTGTTACCATCCTGGCCTAGGTCCTATTGAAACATGTGATACATGTCTGGTGAGTGTAAATGGAGAACTTAATAGATACAGTTGTACCTGATGTGAAAGAAGCACAGGTTATGGCCATGGACTAGATATTGTACAACCATGAATTGTATTGTACGGTTTGCGATTACAATAACGGCAGTTGTGAAATACATAATACCGTTAAAGAAATGAAAGTGAACTATCAAAGTGTACCGTTCGATCAAAAACCAGTATGATCCAGACCAATGCATTCTATGCGGGCGCTGTGTAGAAGCTTGTCAAGATGTAGGGAGATTTTCCTTCCCGGATGGAAAGCAAGATTATTCCCCATCGAGTGGACCAAACCAATTGATTTCGGGGAAGAGTTTGATATCCATGTGAATAATAGACGTTTATTAGAACATTTCCATGAACGGAACATGACGTATAAATCTGAAGGCATCACTTCCGAAACTCCAAAGATATTCCTTGAGGTACCACGAGAATTGGATAAAGAAAGAGGACTGGAAGATGGTACGCTCGTTCGGCATTCATCACCATATGGAAATGCAAAAGTGCAATGCCTGATTAAAAGGTAAAGAAGTTTGTTTGCCGATGAACGATACAGGAGACGGGACAATTAACCAATTGACCAGCAGCTATGCGGATAAAGATACGGATACTCCTGCTTTTAGGGGGCCAACCAACAAAAAGCGAAAACATACGTTAAGCCAATTTCGACATAAAAAAAGGCGAGTTCACTTTCCGAAAAGTCGAGCAATGAAGCTTTTTTTTGTTCTTTTTCGGTTGCTGATATGTTCTAAAAGAAAAAAAGGAAAAGAAGTTTTAGATATTTTTGATTTTATTCTATATGGGTGATACTGATTCAATTTATATAGGAAATAAAATACGAAAAACCCTTTTTTCTTAATAGTGTACCTTTACGAAAAAAATTTAATTGGTTACTTCTTCTAAGAAAGATGCCAATTAAAATGCATACATATTTTATACATAAGAAAGAATAACTTCTTTTCATATAATTATGGATATACTGCAATAATATATTTGGGATGCGTCACTCTGAAAGTTAATTGTATTTTGGATCGAAATAAAAGGAAAGAGACTGATACTGATTTTCTATAGTGATTTTTCTATCTGACTCTTTTTGGGATAGAACCTAGAAAAATGCCCACTTACAAGATTAAATCAGTATGATTCCGTATTCCTGAAGTAAACTGGTTTATAAAAAAATTAAAATCTACAAGTGAGCGATTTTCGTCGTCCAGGGCATGTTTTTCCATTAATTTCGAAAGAAGGCGGAGTGCTTAGCCGTGTTGGTCATACAGAAGCAGCTGTTGATTTAGCCAAATTGGCAGGTGGAAAGCCTGTGGCTGTAATTTGTGAAATCATGAAAGAAGACGGTACAATGGCACTTGTACCAGACCTAATAACAATTGCTAAACAATTGAATTTAAAGTTAATTACTATTAAAGATTTAGTTGCATTTCGTCAGAGACAAGGAGAGTTGTATATTCAGGAGTAGAAGAATATTTTGTATTTCTATATATAATTTTACTAGTCTATTACAAAATGGCATTCCTGATGACCTTCCTTAAAGGAATAGGAGAAGATACAAGCGATTTAGAAAGAACCACCCAATTACCAGAGAATCAGTATTTGCATAAAGCGAATGAAACAGCTGACATAGAACGGCCGACCTCCAGAAAATCATACGGATCAAGCATCCCCAGTAAAAGCGGAATTGAAAAAAAACGAAACATAAGCTGGTTTTGGATTGCAGCAGGAGTTTCGCTTGTAACCATTCCGCTAACTTTATCGAAAAGTAAAAAATAAAGTAACTTGCACGTTCATATTCGGAATATTGAGCGCAAACCGTGTAAACAAGAAGTTAAATTATGAATGATATATATTAAAGCCGATGATTCCCCCTAATAGGGGATCATCGGCTTTTTTCGATTGAAGGTGAGGTAATAAAATTACTATCAATATTTTTCTCACTAGCCTTTTATTACATATATTTAAATTAGATACAAATAATAAAATCAATAATTAGAGAAAGCATCATACACAAACAAAAGGGGGCGGGTAAGTGCGAATAGGACGTTCTCTTAAAAGGTCTAAAGAAAAATCTACAACAAATCATATACAAGTAAATACCTTATCTGCCGTGGTGAACGAAAATCTTGTGAGATTAATGAATGAGCTCGGGCACAGTTCAGATTTGTCTGTTCGTATGATTGAATCTCTACACCAAAAATCGGTACAAGCAGCTGTAATCCACCTTGACGGATTGGCTGATGCTAACATCATTAATGAAAACATAGTGGACCCATTAATCCAGTGGTTTAAAGAAAATAATCAAATATTGACAGAGATAGAAGAACAAGCTAGCCATATTTTAACGGTATCTCAATTAACCGTTAAAGAAAGTTGGCAGGAATTCATATCAGCGGTTTTGACAGGAGATACGGTTGTATTGTTGAATGGCAGTACAAAAGCATTCATCGCCAGTACGAAATGTCAGCCATCCCGTGCAATAACTGAGCCAACAAGCCAAACGGTCATTAGAGGACCAAAAGATAGTTTTACTGAGAATTTAAGAACCAATACATCACTAATACGTGCTAGGATTCAAAACCCTGATGTGCGCTTAGAGAGTTTGAAAGTCGGAAGCGTCACTCAAACGGATATTGGAATCATGTACATTCAGGGAATCGCGGATGAGAGTATTGTGAAGGAAGTCAAAGAACGAGTAAGGGGCATTGATATTGATGGGGTTCTTGAATCGAATTACATTGAAGAATTAATCCGAGATGATTCAGCGACCATTTTCCCCCTTCTTTTGAATACTGAACGACCAGATGCGGTAGTCGGTAATTTATTGGAAGGGCGAATCGCCATCATTATACAAGGAACACCTTTTGTTTTAATCGTCCCAGCAGTTTTCTCTCAATTTTTTCAATCTCCGGAAGACTATTATCAAAATCAATATACTAGTTCCTTTATAAGGTTGTTAAGATTCGGTGCCTTTTTTCTTTCGATGTATGCATCCGCTATCTATTTGGCCCTAATTACTCATCACCAGGGGCTTATCCCTACAACTTTAATCGTCAGTTTAATGGCTCAAAGGGAAAATGTTCCTTTTCCAGCAATTGTCGAAATACTCGTAATGGAAATGGCCTTCGAGGTTTTACGGGAGGCAGGAATTCGGATGCCAAGAGCGATCGGTCCAGCCGTATCAATTGTAGGAGCACTTATTTTAGGGCAGGCAGCTGTTGAAGCCGGATTTGTGGGAGCGTCAGTCGTTATCATAGTAGCCATTTCTGCAATCAGCAGTTTTACACTGCCGAATACCAGTCTAGTTAATGTGACTCGCGGAATTCGATTTATGTTGATTTTTATTTCAGCATTCATAGGCTTATATGGCATATTGCTTTTCACTTTATGTATCTGGCTTCATATGAGCAGCCTGAGGTCTTTTGGTGTACCATATTTTGCACCATTCGCTCCATTTCGTTTCAAGGAGCAAAAAGATGGTTTTTTTCGATTCCCACTACCATCACTATTGAAAAAAACATCAAGAAAATAAAACTCGGCTAAATACGGGGGAACGAAATATGAAAAGTAATATTTCATTTTTATGGATAGCCATTTGCTTATTGATTTCAGGGTGTTCAAATTATCGGGAATTAAACGAGCTTGGGGTCATAATAGGAATGGGAATCGACCATAACGACGATCCAGACAACCCATACAAAGTAACCTATCAAGTCATTAATCCAAGCGGGCTTTCCCAAACCAGTACTTCCGGAGGTAAAGGACTTGCAGTCATAAACTATACGGTAACGGCAAAAACACTAGTTGAGGCTTATTCAAAGGCATCAGCCATTATTCCTAGAGAAAACAATTTTTCACACCTTTCGCTCATTATTATCGGGGAAGAGTTAGCACGAAATGGTCTTGATTTATTATTTGATGCTGTCGATAGAGGCAAAAATCAAAGGGTAAGTGTCCCGATCTTTATTGCTCGCGGAAAGTCTGCTGAGTATTTGCTTGGTGTAATTGAACCACTTGAAATGACTCCAGGTAAAAATATCATTAGCACAACTAAAAGTGAGCAAAGCGACTATGGATCCACTAATGAAGTGTTATTATATGAAACCATTTCAGCACTTATGAGTGAAGGGAAGGATGTATCACTTCCTGGAATCAGTATAAGGAATGATTCAAAAGAGGCAAAGCAAATAAGTAATTTTGAGACGACTGCCCCAGCTTATATAGAGGCAAAAGGATTAGCCCTATTTAGAAAAGGAAAAATGGTGAGATGGCTTGATGGAGAAACGGCCAGAGGTGTTCAGTTTGTCACATCGGATATAAAAAGGACAGATGTTGTGATACCTTGCAGTGAGAAGGGAATTGTCACGATCACGGCAATCAGAGTAAAAAGCAAAATGAAAACCAAAATCCACCATGAAAAACCAGTCATACATACAAATTTGAATGTAATGGGAGAAATGATGCAAACATCATGTGACCTGGATATGAGCGATCCGAAGTTGTTAAGTGAGTTTGAAAGAAAATTGGAAAATGAACTAAAAAAGCAAATAAAAAGGACGATTAGCATCACTCAAAAAGAAAAGTCGGACGTTTTTGGTTTTGGTGATGCCTTGTCTCGAACAAACCCGGATTATTGGCTTCTGCATAAAAAAAATTGGGATAACCTATTTTCAGATGCGGAAATATCTATGAAGGTAAACGTTGACATTATTAATTCCGGAATGCGAATGGAACCTTATAAGTCGAAATAAAAAAATGAGGAAGTGAGGAGACATTGCCTAAATTAAAAATTGATGGATTTCAGTTATTTTGTATGATGGTCATTTTTATGTTTGGCAGTAATTTACTGCTTGATATAGGAAAGGGGGCCAAGCAGGATGTCTGGATTGTGAATCTCTTATCAACTCTTTTTGGTTGTTTACTGTATTTCGTGTATATTTCATTATTTAAAAAATACCCTGACTTACCGATGACCGGTTATGCCCGGAAAATTTGGGGTAAATATTTTGGCGGTTTATTCAGTTTTTGCTATATCATCTATTTTGTTTATCTTGCTGCAAGAGTGTTACGGGATTTTGAAGAATTATTAATTAGCTCCACATATAGACGTACTTCCATTATAACGCTGGGGATATGCATGATACTGGTTTTAATTTATGGAGTTCACTTAGGTATAGAAGCATTTGCACGAGTTACATGCATATGCTTCGCCATTATTATCGTGGGCCTTTTGATTATGAACATTATGTTTGTACTAGGAGGATATACAAAATTGGAAAACCTTCAGCCTGTTTTAGGCAACGGATGGGGAAAGGTATGGAAAGAGTTGATTCCTACTGGTATCACCGTACCTTTTGGAGAATTGATTACGTTTACGATGATTCTTCCGTATTTGAATAAAAAGAATTCTGCTGTGAAAGTTGGCCTCTTGGCGATAATTATAGGTGGAGTTACTTTAACTCTTAATTCGATCATTTTTTTGTCCGTATTAGGTCCAGATGCCGTATTAAGGTCAAATTTCCCTGCTCTTACGGCTGTCAGTTATATAAATATCGCTGATTTTATTGAAAGACTGGATTCGTTCATTCTTGTTTTAATGATCATTTTAGGCTTCATTAAGATTTCGATCTTTTTCTTTTGTGCCATTATTGGCGCAGCGGACTTATTTCAAATGAAATCTTCCCCTGTATTCATTTACCTGGTTGGCGGTGTTATTTTCTTCTCTTCGCTTATGATTGCACCTAGCTATCAGGCTCATATAGATGAAGGGCTAACAGTCGTCCCTTACCTTTTGCACCTACCTTTACTTATTGGAATCCCCATTCTATTATTGGTTACCGCATATATAAAACAAAAAATGAAACCAGCAGTTTCATGAAGAGGGAGGCTGCCGGTTTTTAAGAGCTGAGAATATGATCAAATATAAAAAGAGTATTATGGCTAAAAGGACCAGAAAGTAATCTTCTCCACGAGCTACTGTGAAATATTGTTTGATGCTATAGAAAGAGTGCAATATATTCAAGCCCTGTAGGTTATCAAGGAGAATAATAAGTAAATACGTGCCTAACAAAATTAACAAAGATGGTAGCATTCTCACGATAAAATCACCTCATTCTTTTTTCTTAAAGTGTCGTTAATACTCTAAAAATATGCACGAATTCGTATTTAGGTTATGTGTCTGGATACTTGATACTTGTCATTTTCAATCCTTATTATGATGGAACCTAATGCTTGTAGAAATGCCTCCCATGCCATAAAATGGGAGTATACAAATGATAAAGGAGTGTATAAATGAAGTTCAAATTAATGACCATCACCTTGGGTATCTGTTCTTCATTAGTACTTTCAGGTTGTTCAAGTGAAGAGGAAAGTGTTGTTCATAATGAAAGCAGTCATGAAGGACATTCAGAACATACAGTATCAGGAGATCTTCAGGAGGAGACCAGCAGTAAGGAAATAGCACCGGATTTCTTAGCCGAAAAACCAGAAGATATGAAGACAATCTATTTAGCTGTTGCTCAAAATAAAGATTTACTAGAAAAAATACCTTGTTACTGCGGTTGCGGGGAGTCAGCTAACCATAAAAACAATTACGATTGTTTCATCCATGAAAATAAAAAAAATGGTGAAGTGGTTTGGGATGACCACGGGACGAGATGTGGAGTTTGCTTAGAAATAGCTGCACAATCCATACTGGACTTGAATGATGGTATGAGCATCAAAGATATCCGGAATAAAGTCGATGAAAAATATAAAAGTGGATATGCCAAACCAACCCCAACCCCTGAAGTGTAAGGGCAAAAAGGAAATGAAATTCTAGCGTGAAAATGATAATTAGGAAAATGGCTTTTGCCCGATATTCATTCGGGAAATGCCATTTTTTAATTTCTTGGAGTGAAGGATTCTTTCACATATATAATATTAGTTAGAATGGGGAATACTTCCAATAAACATTAAACCATAAAGGAGCTATCACTTTGACATTAATCCGCCTTGGTTATGTAGCCATGAGTAATCATGTGCCGAACTGTTCACCATCCCAAACTATGACTTTTGCTCAGTTTTCGAAAATTAAGGACAGAGATGCTGCGATAAGGAAGCTTGAACGCATTTCAATTTCCAATCTTCATAATTGTTGGCGTTTACTGATCCATAACGAAGCTAATAATATTCAGTTCTTTAGGCTTTCTTCTAAACTTATCCCTTTAGCCAATCATCCGGAAATTCCAGAATGGGATTACATAGAACCTATTTCAGAAGAACTAGCTAAATTAAAAACATTCATTACAAATCACCCAAAAATAAGGATAGATTTTCACCCAGATCATTTTGTCATCTTGAATAGTACAAATATCGATATTCTGAAGACATCATTAAAAACATTAAGGATGCATTATACTTTATTGAAAAAAATAGGGTTGGATCCCGAGCATCGCTGTGTACTGCATGTTGGCGGGGGGTATGGCGAACATGTACAGGCATTAGAGCAATTTATTGATAATTGGGGTTTGATTCCGGAATCAATTCAAAGAATGGTCATTCTTGAAAATGATGATACTACCTATACTTTGTCGGAAACCCTTTATTTATGTGAGAAAATGGGGATTCCCATGGTTTTTGATTATCACCATTACCTCGCACATCAGTTACCTGGCGAAGATTGGACAGACCATTGGGATCGAATATTAAATACCTGGAGGAATTCCAAACTACCTCCTAAAATGCATATCTCAAGTCCAAGGTCCGATAAAGAATTTCGAGCACACGCTGACTTTGTGGATACTGGTATGTTCATGGAGTTTTTACAAAGGATAAAAGGGACCTTACCACAATTGGATTGCATGATTGAAGCTAAACAAAAAGATGGAGCACTTTTCCAGTTGATGGATCAGCTGAAAAGTTACAAAGAGATAGAGATCATTGATAATGCAAGTTTTTATATTCATTAAAAAATCCGTATGATAAAATATTAAACATTTGGTAAAGAAGGTATGCATAAGATTTTCTTTATCAAATGCAATTTGTTTACATAACATAATTATTGTTAATTTAAGGACTATATGGGGTCCTACCATCAAAAAGCGGAAAAAGAAATACCGGGTTAAGAATCCGATTTTCCCTACGCGAAGGAATCAGCCTTATAAAAATTACTAAAGAAGAGGACACTGGTTTAAAAGTTGTATTCATCAAGGAAATTAATGTGTACCTATAACTATTGGGTGAAAAATATTTAAGTATGTTATCTAACTCATTCCCTTTACAGATATCGTGGTGATGGATATGTCTTTGTTGGACACCACTTACTAATACTCTTATATGTTCTTTTGGTGAGCCAGTGAAATTACGGACGTTCTCAAACTTTAAGGGCTGCAATGTTAATCAGTTCTCTGCATTCATCATGTATGTTATTATGTTGAGATTCATCTAATTGCGTTAACGTTTGTTCACTCTCCAATTTTCAGGTAATTTAGGGCTACTCTTTATCAATCGTGTCCGAGCACTGGATCTGTTCCTTGCTTACTTCCCATAAACGCTTTGCAGCGTCCATGTTTTGAGCGGGTACAGATGGGATTGTAATTTGCATGTCGGTGTAGTAGCGGCCATTGTGACTGGTAATTTCGTCTGAGTCCGCCAACCATACCAAAGTTTCGGCACCTTTCTCAGGGCTTCGGGAGAATATCTTCATCACGGACATGGTCAACCGGGCCAATAGTCCGTTGTTCTGGTTAAAGTTCGTGGAAACTAGCCCAGGATCGAAGCAATGAGCTGTGACTCCCGTTCTCTCCAGTCGCCCCGCCAATTCAGCGGTGAATAAGATGTTGGCGAGCTTTGTTTCCGCATAGCGAAATGTAGGGCCGCCAATGAATTTTTTGGGGAAGCTATAGAGATGCTCGGCGCTGAGTTCGTCAAAATCAATCCCTTTCTTGGCCATCTTGTGACCGTGGGATGCGGTTGTGATTACTCGGGCTTGCTCACTTTCCTTTAACCGATCAAGGAGCAGTGTCGTAAGCAGGTAGGGTGCTAGATGATTAACCGCCCAGGTCATCTCCAAGCCGTCGACAGTTAGTTGTCGAGTTTCGAACAAGGCGCCGGCATTGTTGATTAAGACATCCACTTTCGGGCACCTAGCCAGAATTTCAGCAGCAACCTGACGTATGGACTGCTGAGAAGCCATGTCTGCTAGGAACACATCCACTGTGGTGCTATTTCCGGTTAATGTCTTAATTCGATTCACTACTTCAGTCGCTTTGGTCTGATTACGTGCGACGAGTCCCAGGTTTGCGCCTCGAATTGCGAGTTCTTTGGCTGTGGCCAGCCCAATGCCGCTAGTTGCACCGGTAATCACGACGTACTTGCCTTTCACTGTCCACTTATTCGAAATTATACTCTCCATTGTTATTAAACCTCTATCCCTGAAAGTTTATGAATGAACAATTCATTCTTTAGCAAATTAACGAACATCATAATTTAATTTTTGCGAACCATCAACAGCAATTTTTCTACTCCATCCTAATATTTTACATAACTTCAGAAGTGCCGTGTTTAATGCGATTGCAGTTATTATAACTGGCGCAACTATCTGAAACGGCTCAATTGATTGTGATGTCAAGTAGACAAGATTGGTCGTACGGATTCGTGGGACATGATCCCGTGAACTAAACGTCCCGTACCTGATCGCATATAGCTTCCTATTCACTGTGCAAAAAGAGCGTATTCATATCTCTTTCATTGTTCCCTTGGAGGACACCTAACTTGGAAATAGGTATTATCATCATTGCTTTTCAAGACGGCATGATCAATATGACCAATACGATTGCAGCGGTTAGCTCAGCAGAGTAGCTCTATCAAACAAACACAACTTCCAAGATGTATAAAAGTACGTTTCTCTTAACAGGATTGTTTTCAATTATATGTGCTGCACTTGGTTTAATCCCATATGGACCGTATACTTCGTCTATTGGTTTTTCAGTAAGTACAAAAATATTTGATCGAGTAGCTTTAATTATCAGAGGAGCGCTTTTCACTTTACTTGGATTTGTGCCTGCGTTAGGAGCCTTATTTTCGACAATTCCTGTTAGGAAAGGGGGTGCTGTCTTATTTATGGCCTATATACAATTATTCGGAACCGCTGCATAATATTCAATTTAATTCTGAAACGATATACCGAATTGCTACTCCGACACTTATTGGTATCTGTATTATGAACATTCCTGCGGAAGTGTTCGCTACGATTCCTATGTATATTCGTCCCCTTATCGGTAATGGTCTGTTAATGGGCGTACTTATAGATCTGGCTCTGGAATGTTTTGTGGATTGGTCAAATTATAAATGGTTGGAATCAAGGTACTAGTACTGCATTTAATAATATTAAAGGCCGATGATTCCTTAATACAGGGATAATCGGCTTTTTTAAACCGAAATATCTCTTCGTGTATGTTTTCCGCATTTCGTATGCCCCCTAAATAAATGGGGCATCCAGACATTATAAATAATGAGTAAAAATATAGAGAATTTTAATATGCTATGTTTTCGAAAAAAAAGTAGAAAAGACAAGAAAAACGAGCTTCATATTTAGTTTTTAATGAGGTTGTTTTAAATCACTAGAGTCATTGGTCTAGATTGCGTTAAAACGTCTCTATTAAACCTTTAGGGGTGTTATTTGGTGTTGGTATTTTTTTGTAGTAGATCGTCTGAAATTATAAGAATATTCCGAATGTAACAAAGGACCTGTATTGATACATTCAAAAACGCGTTAAATCAAGGTTTATAAGGGTATCAAGATTTATAAAACTTGCCTTTTTTTCACCTGTTCACGTACAATGAAAGAAGGGGAAAGGGGAATGAGCCATTCATGCAAGCAACCTCTCAAAGAATAAAGAATGTCCAGCCGATACGCCGGTTGGATCACATAGAAAAGATGAAAAAGTCACTATTAAAATATTGCAGCTACAGGGATTATATGATGTTTTCAATCGGGATAAACATCGGGTTACGTATAGGGGATCTTTTACAATTAAGAGTGAAAGATATTCTTGAGGGTACACATATAGTCATTGTGGAGCAAAAAACAGATAAAATTAAGCGGTTCCTTGTCAATCCTCAACTTCGTAAGGAAGTAAGGAAATATGTCCGGAAATCGAACCTGAAAAATGAACAGTATTTATTTCCAAGTCGAAAAGGTAATGGTCCAATCACTAGGGTACAGGCCTATCGGGTCCTGAACAAGGCAGCTGAAATGGCAGACATTCCGGATGTCGGTACACATACCCTTCGAAAAACCTTCGGCTATTTGCATTACCAAAAATTCAAGGATATAGCTTTACTGCAACAAATCCTTAATCATTCCAATCCAAAAGATACGATGATTTACATAGGACTCACACAGGATTTAATGGACGAAACTCTAATGGATTTCTATTATTAACTGAACAGGAGGAAGTACAACCCCTGTATTACTCAGTATTTTTATATTGATATCACAGTCCTGTAATAGGGATTTATTCCAAAGCAAACATTATTTTAATATATATGAATGGGTAGAGAAAACTGTTATTTTTGGTGCGGAGAGGTGAAAGAAAAAGAGCATCTCCGTTCAAGGACTGTTGGAATGGGATAAGCCTTTACTAGGAAATTCGACTTCACTGAGAGTTTTGAAAATTAAAACAGTTTTGAGAGGGTAAAAGGACAGGACCTTATCTCAACCGAATGACTTCTCAAAAAAGAACAAGAATATAATCTTTTTTTGTTAATATCATCCAGTCTTTATTCTTTTAAAAAATCATTCAATTTTCTTATCAATACAGTATATTAGAAACATTTAGTCTTCTAAAAGTCTGTTATTCTACTTTTTAACATATAATGAAACAGAATTTAACAGGAAAGAATGGGGGTTCAAAATAAGGTTACTATAATAACGTTATGTTAACTTGTTTTCGAGATTTATCCTACTGTCAAAGGACTCATCATATGAACTGACCCCAATTGTTAGAGAACATGTAATAATTGGGGTGCAGTATAATGCTTGCAAGGAAAATGGATAATTAGTTTCAGTTAAAAGGAACCCATATCCTCCACCTGATCTAGCTCCAAAGGTAAAAAAGCATATTCCTCGTCCTTGATAATCTCACATTTACGAACGGGAATCGGTTGTTTAAAAATAGGCCCATCTATTACTGTGGTGTGAAACTCTCCACCTTCTCCGCAGGGGTCAATGCCGCGAGCTTCAAGTTCCTTCACGTATTCATGGGTTAACGTTCGCCCTAAATCTTCCTCTCGCATTCCCAATGATAAATTAACGGTTACAATGATCGTTACAAATCCTAGATTCATGAACTCTTCGACAGCTTCACGATGGTTCATTTCCCATAAAGGCATCCCAAGCTTCAATCCAGCATTCTTCGTAACCTTATCATGCCAACAGCCATGGGCAGGCATATCCAAGTCACCAGTTACTAACACTTCAGCTCCTTGATCTTTAGCATTTTCTAAAAGGCGCATAAATACTTTTTCATAATCAGTCCAACTGGCAGCTGCAGTATAAACAGGCAAACCTATAGATTCAGCTTGGGCATGTATGAGTTCCGGAGGCAGTCCATGGGATCTGGAGCGTTTTCCTTCTTCTTCCAGCATGACGATCAGTCCTACCGCATCTCCAATCTTCATTGCTTTATATAAGGCTAAGACACTATC
This window encodes:
- a CDS encoding 2Fe-2S iron-sulfur cluster-binding protein, whose amino-acid sequence is MHIKIDGADATLDGKQTVLQMLNANGCSIEVPNVCYHPGLGPIETCDTCLVSVNGELNRYSCT
- a CDS encoding spore germination protein is translated as MRIGRSLKRSKEKSTTNHIQVNTLSAVVNENLVRLMNELGHSSDLSVRMIESLHQKSVQAAVIHLDGLADANIINENIVDPLIQWFKENNQILTEIEEQASHILTVSQLTVKESWQEFISAVLTGDTVVLLNGSTKAFIASTKCQPSRAITEPTSQTVIRGPKDSFTENLRTNTSLIRARIQNPDVRLESLKVGSVTQTDIGIMYIQGIADESIVKEVKERVRGIDIDGVLESNYIEELIRDDSATIFPLLLNTERPDAVVGNLLEGRIAIIIQGTPFVLIVPAVFSQFFQSPEDYYQNQYTSSFIRLLRFGAFFLSMYASAIYLALITHHQGLIPTTLIVSLMAQRENVPFPAIVEILVMEMAFEVLREAGIRMPRAIGPAVSIVGALILGQAAVEAGFVGASVVIIVAISAISSFTLPNTSLVNVTRGIRFMLIFISAFIGLYGILLFTLCIWLHMSSLRSFGVPYFAPFAPFRFKEQKDGFFRFPLPSLLKKTSRK
- a CDS encoding Ger(x)C family spore germination protein, translated to MKSNISFLWIAICLLISGCSNYRELNELGVIIGMGIDHNDDPDNPYKVTYQVINPSGLSQTSTSGGKGLAVINYTVTAKTLVEAYSKASAIIPRENNFSHLSLIIIGEELARNGLDLLFDAVDRGKNQRVSVPIFIARGKSAEYLLGVIEPLEMTPGKNIISTTKSEQSDYGSTNEVLLYETISALMSEGKDVSLPGISIRNDSKEAKQISNFETTAPAYIEAKGLALFRKGKMVRWLDGETARGVQFVTSDIKRTDVVIPCSEKGIVTITAIRVKSKMKTKIHHEKPVIHTNLNVMGEMMQTSCDLDMSDPKLLSEFERKLENELKKQIKRTISITQKEKSDVFGFGDALSRTNPDYWLLHKKNWDNLFSDAEISMKVNVDIINSGMRMEPYKSK
- a CDS encoding GerAB/ArcD/ProY family transporter yields the protein MPKLKIDGFQLFCMMVIFMFGSNLLLDIGKGAKQDVWIVNLLSTLFGCLLYFVYISLFKKYPDLPMTGYARKIWGKYFGGLFSFCYIIYFVYLAARVLRDFEELLISSTYRRTSIITLGICMILVLIYGVHLGIEAFARVTCICFAIIIVGLLIMNIMFVLGGYTKLENLQPVLGNGWGKVWKELIPTGITVPFGELITFTMILPYLNKKNSAVKVGLLAIIIGGVTLTLNSIIFLSVLGPDAVLRSNFPALTAVSYINIADFIERLDSFILVLMIILGFIKISIFFFCAIIGAADLFQMKSSPVFIYLVGGVIFFSSLMIAPSYQAHIDEGLTVVPYLLHLPLLIGIPILLLVTAYIKQKMKPAVS
- a CDS encoding PCYCGC motif-containing (lipo)protein; protein product: MKFKLMTITLGICSSLVLSGCSSEEESVVHNESSHEGHSEHTVSGDLQEETSSKEIAPDFLAEKPEDMKTIYLAVAQNKDLLEKIPCYCGCGESANHKNNYDCFIHENKKNGEVVWDDHGTRCGVCLEIAAQSILDLNDGMSIKDIRNKVDEKYKSGYAKPTPTPEV
- the uvsE gene encoding UV DNA damage repair endonuclease UvsE, translated to MTLIRLGYVAMSNHVPNCSPSQTMTFAQFSKIKDRDAAIRKLERISISNLHNCWRLLIHNEANNIQFFRLSSKLIPLANHPEIPEWDYIEPISEELAKLKTFITNHPKIRIDFHPDHFVILNSTNIDILKTSLKTLRMHYTLLKKIGLDPEHRCVLHVGGGYGEHVQALEQFIDNWGLIPESIQRMVILENDDTTYTLSETLYLCEKMGIPMVFDYHHYLAHQLPGEDWTDHWDRILNTWRNSKLPPKMHISSPRSDKEFRAHADFVDTGMFMEFLQRIKGTLPQLDCMIEAKQKDGALFQLMDQLKSYKEIEIIDNASFYIH
- a CDS encoding SDR family oxidoreductase; this translates as MESIISNKWTVKGKYVVITGATSGIGLATAKELAIRGANLGLVARNQTKATEVVNRIKTLTGNSTTVDVFLADMASQQSIRQVAAEILARCPKVDVLINNAGALFETRQLTVDGLEMTWAVNHLAPYLLTTLLLDRLKESEQARVITTASHGHKMAKKGIDFDELSAEHLYSFPKKFIGGPTFRYAETKLANILFTAELAGRLERTGVTAHCFDPGLVSTNFNQNNGLLARLTMSVMKIFSRSPEKGAETLVWLADSDEITSHNGRYYTDMQITIPSVPAQNMDAAKRLWEVSKEQIQCSDTIDKE
- a CDS encoding solute carrier family 23 protein yields the protein MYKSTFLLTGLFSIICAALGLIPYGPYTSSIGFSVSTKIFDRVALIIRGALFTLLGFVPALGALFSTIPVRKGGAVLFMAYIQLFGTAA